The region ATACAGAACTCCTACTTTTTTGATTCCTGCATTTTTGGCACCGATCATATCATGAGAACGGTCTCCCACCATCACCGCCCGGGAAACATCTGTAATTCCTGTGCTCTCAAACACATATCGAATCACTTCTGTCTTGTCTGTCCTCGTCTCGGACATCAGACTACCACCTATAAAAGCGAAATAAGATGACAAGTGAAAATAATCCAGAATCTGTCTTGCATAAATCTCAGGCTTGGAAGTTGCAACCATCAACCGCTTTCCATTCGCCTTTAACGATGAAAGCAACTCCTCCACACCATCATATACACGATTCTCAAACATTCCTTGTCTGGTATAGTATTCCCGATAGACACGGATGGCTTCCATCGTCTGTTTTTCATCAAATCCATAATAGCCTGAAAACGCATCCTTTAGAGATGGCCCCACAAAACGGTACAACTCCTTTTTTTCATCCGATACCGGTATCTTAAAATGTTCCAGCGCATATGCCACAGAATTTACAATCCCGGTTCCTGACTCTGTCAGTGTACCGTCCAGATCAAACAAAAAGATCTCTGCCATCTAAAAACTCCT is a window of Mediterraneibacter butyricigenes DNA encoding:
- a CDS encoding HAD-IA family hydrolase, which encodes MAEIFLFDLDGTLTESGTGIVNSVAYALEHFKIPVSDEKKELYRFVGPSLKDAFSGYYGFDEKQTMEAIRVYREYYTRQGMFENRVYDGVEELLSSLKANGKRLMVATSKPEIYARQILDYFHLSSYFAFIGGSLMSETRTDKTEVIRYVFESTGITDVSRAVMVGDRSHDMIGAKNAGIKKVGVLYGYGTRAELEEAEADLLIETPMDLIRYADTL